From the Rhodothermales bacterium genome, one window contains:
- a CDS encoding carboxypeptidase regulatory-like domain-containing protein, whose amino-acid sequence MYRLILIAAMAVLTMAPDASAQTTSEVTSTVLNASDDQPLPGATVIFIRAAPDNTRTGAAAALDGSFRLAVAPGLYRLRVSFVGYQPLERDVAVTGDPVALGRLPLAFDDAVLAQSLTTDAVDASACRGVCCSATGFLRWAGRSHE is encoded by the coding sequence TTGTACCGTCTCATCCTGATCGCCGCAATGGCGGTCCTCACGATGGCCCCCGACGCCTCGGCCCAGACGACCTCCGAGGTGACGAGCACTGTCCTCAATGCGTCCGACGACCAGCCGCTCCCAGGCGCGACCGTCATCTTCATCCGCGCGGCGCCGGACAACACGCGCACGGGAGCAGCGGCCGCCCTCGATGGGTCGTTCCGGCTCGCCGTGGCGCCGGGCTTGTACCGCCTCCGTGTCTCGTTCGTCGGCTACCAGCCGCTGGAGCGTGACGTGGCCGTGACCGGCGACCCGGTGGCGCTCGGCCGGCTGCCGCTCGCCTTCGACGACGCCGTGCTCGCCCAGAGCCTGACGACGGACGCCGTGGACGCGTCGGCGTGCAGGGGCGTGTGCTGCTCCGCCACCGGTTTCCTGCGGTGGGCCGGACGCTCACACGAATAG
- a CDS encoding YceI family protein: MIRTAFVLLGILLLWPSYAWSQTTWRIAQGPSTVGFKVQHFYFTHVDGVFRSFNGTVVRSGDDFEGAQINASISVASVYTGIPARDEELMQPFFFDAEQHPDLLFESTSFEHVGDSTYVITGMLTIRGVTKPIELHAVRHDERIIRDGKRRVDFLATGRLDRFDFGLEWNKVAEFGNAIVGKMIDITLDVVLIEE, encoded by the coding sequence ATGATACGTACCGCGTTTGTTCTACTTGGGATACTCCTCCTGTGGCCTTCCTATGCTTGGAGCCAGACCACGTGGCGGATCGCTCAGGGACCGTCCACGGTTGGCTTCAAGGTGCAGCATTTCTATTTCACTCATGTGGATGGGGTCTTCCGCTCGTTTAATGGGACCGTCGTCAGGTCCGGCGACGATTTCGAAGGTGCCCAGATCAACGCATCCATCTCAGTCGCAAGTGTCTATACGGGCATTCCCGCACGAGACGAGGAGTTGATGCAGCCCTTTTTCTTCGACGCGGAGCAGCACCCCGACCTCCTTTTCGAGAGCACCTCGTTCGAGCATGTCGGGGACAGCACGTATGTCATCACGGGGATGTTGACGATACGAGGCGTGACCAAGCCGATAGAGCTCCATGCCGTGCGTCATGATGAGCGCATCATCCGAGATGGAAAACGACGCGTCGACTTCTTGGCAACCGGGCGCCTCGACCGTTTCGATTTTGGCCTCGAATGGAATAAGGTCGCTGAGTTTGGCAACGCGATCGTCGGCAAGATGATCGACATCACCCTCGATGTCGTACTCATCGAGGAGTAA
- a CDS encoding TerB family tellurite resistance protein, translating to MAATQLPPAPSVLDLSGLSERQRLAFYGALFALAAADDTIDERESDQILESLQLEGLSEDARQRAFALSISPPSLRACLDLLKDTDESIRRGLMLNLVDVALADGEIEPGEPQTLEAVREELGISPEDIATMHTYAYHLREHGKGDAIVRPLACPDELG from the coding sequence ATGGCTGCCACCCAACTTCCCCCCGCTCCCTCCGTGCTCGACCTCTCGGGCCTTTCCGAGCGACAACGGCTCGCCTTCTACGGCGCCCTCTTCGCCCTCGCCGCCGCCGACGATACCATCGACGAGCGCGAGTCCGACCAGATCCTCGAATCGCTCCAGCTCGAGGGGCTCTCCGAGGACGCCCGCCAGCGCGCGTTCGCCCTCAGCATCTCTCCCCCGTCCCTCCGCGCCTGCCTCGACCTCCTCAAGGACACCGATGAGTCGATCCGCCGCGGGCTGATGCTCAACCTCGTCGACGTCGCCCTCGCCGATGGCGAGATCGAGCCCGGCGAGCCGCAGACGCTCGAGGCCGTGCGCGAGGAGCTCGGGATCTCCCCCGAAGACATCGCTACGATGCACACGTACGCCTACCACCTCCGCGAGCACGGCAAAGGCGATGCGATCGTCCGCCCCCTCGCCTGCCCGGACGAATTGGGCTGA
- a CDS encoding FAD-dependent oxidoreductase, protein MDPRTAIRSRSPHLVLVGGGHAMLPLVKHAGTWTARGVAITLVDESDALFYSGMVPEHLGGVYASEQVRVDLRRLCAASGVAFTQSRVTGLSLDPPGVVLASGETLPCDLAALDVGGVNPKRDAAGDAIPTKPLHHIEALERFVRDALDRESGTQHLAIVGGGAAGVEVALNVSARVGATRPDALRLTLFEPADSLLPNVPAGMQREALRLLEQRGVTVTLSTRVEAAENGEVVLADGTRIAADRVLWATGTAGPPLFRESGLPVDDAGFLRVADTMQCPSAPWLFAAGDCAALDSYPDLKKIGVNAVKQGPLLRDNIARALDALLADRSLGDLDLSAFTPYPLTPLILSTGEPEGLWVSGRLWLRGGPILRLKHTVDRRWMRKYSPAWRRRPLLDLFDREAAATDRASTSVS, encoded by the coding sequence ATCGACCCCCGCACCGCCATACGCAGCCGCTCGCCCCACCTCGTCCTCGTCGGCGGGGGCCACGCGATGCTGCCGCTCGTGAAGCACGCCGGGACGTGGACGGCACGCGGCGTCGCCATCACGCTCGTCGATGAGTCGGACGCGCTGTTCTACTCGGGGATGGTGCCCGAGCACCTCGGCGGCGTCTACGCGTCGGAGCAGGTGCGGGTCGATCTCCGTCGGCTGTGCGCCGCGTCCGGCGTGGCGTTCACGCAGAGCCGGGTGACAGGCCTCTCGCTCGACCCGCCGGGCGTCGTGCTCGCCTCCGGCGAAACGCTGCCGTGCGACCTCGCCGCGCTCGACGTCGGCGGCGTGAACCCGAAGCGGGACGCGGCCGGCGACGCGATTCCAACGAAGCCGCTCCACCACATCGAAGCGCTCGAACGGTTCGTCCGCGACGCCCTCGACCGCGAAAGCGGAACGCAGCACCTCGCGATTGTGGGCGGCGGAGCGGCGGGCGTCGAAGTCGCACTCAACGTCAGCGCGCGCGTCGGCGCCACTCGGCCCGACGCCCTCCGGCTGACCCTCTTCGAACCGGCCGATTCGTTGCTACCGAACGTCCCGGCCGGGATGCAGCGCGAAGCCCTTCGCCTGTTGGAACAGCGTGGCGTCACCGTCACCCTCTCGACGCGCGTCGAAGCGGCGGAGAACGGCGAGGTCGTCCTCGCCGACGGCACCCGCATCGCGGCCGACCGCGTGCTGTGGGCGACCGGCACGGCAGGTCCGCCCCTCTTCCGCGAGTCTGGGTTGCCCGTGGACGACGCCGGCTTCCTCCGCGTCGCCGACACGATGCAGTGCCCCTCGGCCCCGTGGCTCTTCGCGGCGGGCGACTGCGCGGCGCTCGACAGCTATCCCGACTTGAAGAAGATTGGCGTCAACGCCGTCAAACAGGGGCCGCTGCTCCGCGACAACATCGCCCGCGCGCTCGATGCGTTGTTGGCGGATCGCTCCCTCGGCGACCTCGATCTCAGCGCGTTCACGCCCTACCCACTCACGCCGCTCATCCTCTCGACCGGAGAGCCCGAGGGCCTCTGGGTCTCCGGTCGGCTCTGGCTGCGCGGCGGCCCGATTCTCCGCCTCAAGCACACCGTCGACCGCCGCTGGATGCGGAAGTACAGCCCGGCGTGGCGTCGCCGCCCGCTCCTCGACCTCTTCGACCGCGAAGCCGCCGCAACGGATCGCGCGTCAACGTCCGTATCTTAA